From Streptomyces sp. SAI-135:
GTACCCCGCGCTACTCGGTGCCCGTCGCCCAACAGCTCGTCACGGCCGGCATGCCGGTCGCCGCCCTCAGTCCCCTCGCCCTGGCCCGCTGGGTGGGCGACCGCCTCCGCGGAGAGAACCGATGAACCCCGAACTGCCCCCTGTGGCGCCCGAGGTGGTCGCCGACGCCGTGGAGCAGCTGACGTCCCGGCTGCGCAAGAAGCTGGACGCCGCGATCGAGACGTACACGGCGCTGCCCGTCACCGCGGACGGCACGGTACGGCGGGTGCGGTGCGGCGAGGACGCCGAGGTCACGCTGACTCCCGGCCCGTCGGGGGCGGTCACGGACCCCGCCCAGGCGCAGTGCAGCTGCCTGCTGGCACCGCGGTGCCTGCATCGGGCGGCGGTCCTCGGGGCCGCACCAGTGGCGGACGCCTACGCGGTGGCCGAGGCCGCGGACCAGCCGCCGACCGGCGGCACCGAGCAAGCCGAACCCGTCGGCGGCGAGCAGGCCGAACCCGTCGGCACCGAGCAGGCCGAACCCGTCGGCGGCGAGCAGGAGTCCGGGACGCCGGACACCGACGCGACCGCCGTATCGCCGCCCGGCCCAGCCGGCCCGACCGCGGCACAGGTCGCCGCCGCGGCCGCGCTGTGGGCCGCGGCGGCGGCAGTGCTGGCCGCAGGGGTGCAGGGTGCGGGCGCCGTGCCGCAGGCGGAGGTGCTGCGGGCCGCGCACACCGCCCGGCTCGCCGGCCTGCACCGGGCCGAGGCGGCCGCCCTGAGGGTGGTCCGCGCACTGCGCGCCGCCCGCGCCCGCCACGACGGTCACCGGCTGTCCGACCTGGTCGCCGGACTGCGCGAGCTGCTGCTCACCACCGGTCTGCTCGCCGCGTCCGACCCCGACCCGGCCCTGGTCGGCACCGCCCGGCGCAGCTACCGCCCCGGCGGCAGCCTCAAAGTGCACGGCGTGTGCCGGGAGCCGGTGATCTCGGCCACCGGATACGGCGGGGTCGTCACCCATGTTCTGGCCGACGACGGGCGCTGGTTCTCCGTGTCGGACGTCAAGCCCGGCGGCCCGGCGCGAGCACGCGGCGCCGCCACCGCCACGGTCGCGCTCGGCTCGGGCACTGTCGATCACGGGCAGCTGTCGCGAGGCGGCCTGCTCATCTCGGGCGCGACGCTCTCCCCGGACGGCCGCCTCGGCGCCGGCAAGGGAGTGCGGGCCACCCCGGTCCCGGGCCTGTCCTGGACGTCGTCGGGGCCGCTCGCCCGTCTGTTCACCCGCCCGCTCGCCCAGGCCGCCGCGGCACAGCTCGCCCCGGGCGGCGACCCGGAACAGGCAGGATCTCGGGCCGGTGAGCTGATCGGCTGTGACGTGGTCGTCGTGGGGGCCGGCGCGGACCACCTGTTCGCGCGAGAACTGTCTCCCGACAGGACAGACCAGGCAGGGCTGTTGATACGGCTGGTGCCGGCCAACGGCCACCCGGAGCTGGCCCACGCGGCCAACTTCCGCAAGCTGGCATCCCGCCCGGGGCTGCGGCTGCGCGTCGTGGGCCGCCTCGACCCCGACCGTGCCGCGGCCCTGCGGCCGCTGGCGGTCGGCCCCGTCCCGGACGGTACGGCGACGCTGAGACTGCCGCCCGAGTGGGCGGGCCACGCCGACCTGGGGTACGACCGGCTCGAAGGCGCGCACTTCCCGTCGGCCGGTGACCTGCCGCCGGTGGAGGGTCCGAGCGCGTTGCCGCCGGACCCGGTGGCCGAGGCGCCCCTGTGGCGGTTGCGGCGGCTGGTGGAGGTCGCGGTGTCCGGCGGGCGCCGGGCCGCTGCCGAGCCCGCGAGGGACGGCGCCCGGGGCTCGGGTGCCGCGGCGCTGCGCCGCAGCGGTTTCCGGACGGCAGCGGATCTGACGGAGGCTCTGGCCGCGGAGGCGGACCGGCGCGGCCGCGACGTGTTCGGCCGCATCCAGCAGGCCGACCCGGACGGATACGCGCGGGTGTGGCTGAGTGCGGCCGTGTACCTGTCCGGCACCGAGCGGGCCCTGGTCGAGGCGACGTGGCAACCCTCGGCGGCGGCCTGACCCCCACGCTCTTCCCCCTGTCGGACCCGAGGGCCGCCAGGGGGAAGGGCGGACACGCCAGGCTCAGCCGACGTTGAAGTCCAGGTTGGTCACGTACCAGGAGCCCTCGATCCTGCTGGACTCGACCTTGATGTCCAACTGATCCTGCGTCACCCCGGTGGAGTGGGACAGGACGATCTTGTCGAGGGCCTGGCCGTCGACGTTGA
This genomic window contains:
- a CDS encoding SWIM zinc finger family protein; this translates as MNPELPPVAPEVVADAVEQLTSRLRKKLDAAIETYTALPVTADGTVRRVRCGEDAEVTLTPGPSGAVTDPAQAQCSCLLAPRCLHRAAVLGAAPVADAYAVAEAADQPPTGGTEQAEPVGGEQAEPVGTEQAEPVGGEQESGTPDTDATAVSPPGPAGPTAAQVAAAAALWAAAAAVLAAGVQGAGAVPQAEVLRAAHTARLAGLHRAEAAALRVVRALRAARARHDGHRLSDLVAGLRELLLTTGLLAASDPDPALVGTARRSYRPGGSLKVHGVCREPVISATGYGGVVTHVLADDGRWFSVSDVKPGGPARARGAATATVALGSGTVDHGQLSRGGLLISGATLSPDGRLGAGKGVRATPVPGLSWTSSGPLARLFTRPLAQAAAAQLAPGGDPEQAGSRAGELIGCDVVVVGAGADHLFARELSPDRTDQAGLLIRLVPANGHPELAHAANFRKLASRPGLRLRVVGRLDPDRAAALRPLAVGPVPDGTATLRLPPEWAGHADLGYDRLEGAHFPSAGDLPPVEGPSALPPDPVAEAPLWRLRRLVEVAVSGGRRAAAEPARDGARGSGAAALRRSGFRTAADLTEALAAEADRRGRDVFGRIQQADPDGYARVWLSAAVYLSGTERALVEATWQPSAAA